One part of the Cottoperca gobio chromosome 14, fCotGob3.1, whole genome shotgun sequence genome encodes these proteins:
- the dpp3 gene encoding dipeptidyl peptidase 3 isoform X1: protein MMLRCLRLWKRTPTRMGFEPTRAEHNGLAVHRLNHSATSSSIPYARQFCSSPSVLNLRLKMVDSQFYLPNDIGVCALDCGEAFRLLSPHEKMYAHYLSRAAWYGGLAVLLQTSIESADIFVLLQRIFRKQTPAELEQVATAAGLSSEEYQALLVYAAGLYANMGNYKSFGDTKFIPNLPKDKLQALVKASQAFKDQPTEMEALWDSCSCLLYSLEDRQKQLGLGDKGITTYFSGNCCLEDAELAQKFLDSKKLSAYNTRLFKRDNGGKACYEVRLASAVQKDCAVEGESESCCGSFNFEDKEFTVKRGDYAPLMEKVSYYLQKAQAYVANENQRKMLKEYTRSFTLGSVEAHKEGSRYWIKDKGPIVESYIGFIESYRDPFGSRGEFEGFIAVVNKAMSERFTKLVDSAEVLLPELPWPKEFEKDTFLKPDFTSLDVLTFAGSGIPAGINIPNYYDIRQTEGFKNVSLGNVLSVAYATEKEKLTFLEEEDKDLFIKWKGPSFEVQVGLHELLGHGSGKLLVQDDKGKFNFDKTKVINPETGEPVSSWYRGNETWDSKFSTIASSYEECRAECVGLYLCLNKQVLSIFGHEGQDAEDVVYVNWLSMVRAGLLGLEFYTTESKSWRQAHMQARFVILRVLLEAGEGLVGLEEVAGQDGKTDARITLDRSKIHTVGKDAIHRFLRKLQILKATADVEGGRALYDCYSTVSDSGAHNFLRLRETVLLRKEARKMFVQANTRVNGDSVELVEYEGSAAGLIRSFTERFQDDSEQLEADLLDLCKRDAPCWC from the exons actcggccacctcGTCAAGTATCCCCTATGCAAGACAATTTTG TTCCTCACCGTCAGTGTTAAACCTCAGACTAAAGATGGTCGACTCCCAGTTCTACCTCCCAAATGACATCGGTGTCTGTGCTCTTGACTGCGGCGAAGCCTTTCGTTTGCTTTCCCCTCACGAGAAGATGTACGCCCACTACCTATCACGCGCCGCATG GTACGGTGGTCTGGCAGTGCTGCTGCAGACATCCATAGAGTCGGCAGATATCTTTGTCTTGCTGCAGAGAATCTTCAGGAAGCAGACGCCTGCAGAGCTGGAGCAGGTCGCCACAGCAGCTGGACTCAGCTCTGAGGAGTACCAG GCACTCTTGGTGTATGCAGCTGGTCTGTATGCCAACATGGGAAACTACAAGTCTTTTGGAGACACTAAGTTCATTCCAAATCTACCCAAG GACAAGCTGCAAGCTCTGGTGAAGGCCAGCCAGGCATTTAAGGACCAGCCCACTGAGATGGAGGCTCTGTGGGACAGCTGCTCGTGTCTCCTCTACTCCctggaagacagacagaaacaactGGGGCTGGGCGACAAG GGAATTACCACCTACTTCTCAGGGAACTGCTGCCTAGAGGATGCTGAGCTGGCTCAGAAGTTTCTTGATTCTAAA AAACTGTCGGCCTACAACACCCGTCTGTTTAAGAGGGACAACGGAGGTAAAGCCTGCTATGAGGTGCGCCTGGCCTCAGCTGTGCAGAAAG ACTGCGCAGTGGAGGGGGAAAGCGAGTCATGCTGTGGCAGCTTCAACTTTGAAGACAAAGAGTTCACTGTGAAGAGGGGAGACTATGCTCCTCTCATGGAGAAAGTCTCTTACTACCTCCAAAAAGCACAG GCCTATGTCGCCAATGAGAACCAGAGAAAGATGCTGAAGGAATACACTCGCAGCTTCACCCTTGGCTCAGTCGAAGCCCATAAAGAGGGCTCGCGCTACTGGATCAAAGACAAGGGACCAATTGTTGAGAG ttATATAGGTTTCATTGAGAGCTACAGAGACCCATTTGGCTCCAGAGGAGAGTTTGAAG GTTTCATTGCGGTTGTGAACAAGGCGATGAGTGAGCGTTTTACCAAACTGGTAGACTCGGCAGAAGTCTTACTCCCTGAGCTGCCTTGGCCGAAGGAGTTTGAGAAGGACACTTTCCTCAAACCCGACTTCACTTCTCTGGATGTTCTCACCTTCGCTGGGAGCGGAATACCAGCTGGCATCAACATCCCCAACT ATTATGACATCAGACAGACCGAGGGCTTTAAAAACGTGTCACTGGGCAACGTGCTGTCTGTAGCCTATgctacagaaaaagaaaaactcaccttcctggaggaggaggacaag GATTTGTTCATCAAGTGGAAGGGCCCATCATTCGAGGTGCAGGTTGGACTTCATGAGCTGTTGGGCCATGGAAGTGGCAAGCTGTTAGTCCAG GATGACAAAGGCAAATTCAACTTTGACAAGACTAAGGTGATAAACCCAGAGACTGGAGAACCG GTGTCCAGTTGGTATCGGGGGAACGAGACGTGGGACAGTAAATTCTCCACGATTGCTTCCTCTTACGAAGAATGCCGCGCTGAGTGTGTCGGACTCTATCTGTGTCTCAACAAGCAAGTGCTCAg TATTTTTGGCCATGAGGGCCAGGATGCAGAGGATGTGGTGTATGTCAACTGGCTGAGCATGGTCAGAGCTGGACTGTTAGGCCTGGAGTTCTACACAACTGAGAGCAAGAGCTGGAGACAG GCTCACATGCAGGCTCGTTTCGTGATCCTGCGTGTCCTGCTGGAGGCCGGGGAGGGCCTGGTGGGCCTGGAGGAGGTGGCGGGACAGGACGGCAAGACAGACGCTCGGATCACACTGGACAGAAGCAAGATCCACACAGTGGGCAAGGACGCCATCCACAGGTTCCTCCGTAAACTGCAG ATCTTAAAAGCAACAGCAGATGTGGAAGGAGGCAGGGCTCTCTATGACTGCTACTCCACTGTCAGCGACAGCGGTGCTCACAACTTCTTGCGTCTCCGGGAGACGGTACTGCTGAGGAAGGAAGCTCGTAAGATGTTTGTCCAGGCCAACACCAGAGTCAATG GGGACAGCGTAGAGCTGGTGGAATACGAAGGCAGCGCGGCAGGTTTGATTCGCTCCTTCACTGAGCGCTTCCAAGACGACTCAGAGCAGCTAGAGGCCGACCTTTTGGACCTGTGCAAAAGAGACGCCCCCTGCTGGTGTTGA
- the dpp3 gene encoding dipeptidyl peptidase 3 isoform X2 gives MVDSQFYLPNDIGVCALDCGEAFRLLSPHEKMYAHYLSRAAWYGGLAVLLQTSIESADIFVLLQRIFRKQTPAELEQVATAAGLSSEEYQALLVYAAGLYANMGNYKSFGDTKFIPNLPKDKLQALVKASQAFKDQPTEMEALWDSCSCLLYSLEDRQKQLGLGDKGITTYFSGNCCLEDAELAQKFLDSKKLSAYNTRLFKRDNGGKACYEVRLASAVQKDCAVEGESESCCGSFNFEDKEFTVKRGDYAPLMEKVSYYLQKAQAYVANENQRKMLKEYTRSFTLGSVEAHKEGSRYWIKDKGPIVESYIGFIESYRDPFGSRGEFEGFIAVVNKAMSERFTKLVDSAEVLLPELPWPKEFEKDTFLKPDFTSLDVLTFAGSGIPAGINIPNYYDIRQTEGFKNVSLGNVLSVAYATEKEKLTFLEEEDKDLFIKWKGPSFEVQVGLHELLGHGSGKLLVQDDKGKFNFDKTKVINPETGEPVSSWYRGNETWDSKFSTIASSYEECRAECVGLYLCLNKQVLSIFGHEGQDAEDVVYVNWLSMVRAGLLGLEFYTTESKSWRQAHMQARFVILRVLLEAGEGLVGLEEVAGQDGKTDARITLDRSKIHTVGKDAIHRFLRKLQILKATADVEGGRALYDCYSTVSDSGAHNFLRLRETVLLRKEARKMFVQANTRVNGDSVELVEYEGSAAGLIRSFTERFQDDSEQLEADLLDLCKRDAPCWC, from the exons ATGGTCGACTCCCAGTTCTACCTCCCAAATGACATCGGTGTCTGTGCTCTTGACTGCGGCGAAGCCTTTCGTTTGCTTTCCCCTCACGAGAAGATGTACGCCCACTACCTATCACGCGCCGCATG GTACGGTGGTCTGGCAGTGCTGCTGCAGACATCCATAGAGTCGGCAGATATCTTTGTCTTGCTGCAGAGAATCTTCAGGAAGCAGACGCCTGCAGAGCTGGAGCAGGTCGCCACAGCAGCTGGACTCAGCTCTGAGGAGTACCAG GCACTCTTGGTGTATGCAGCTGGTCTGTATGCCAACATGGGAAACTACAAGTCTTTTGGAGACACTAAGTTCATTCCAAATCTACCCAAG GACAAGCTGCAAGCTCTGGTGAAGGCCAGCCAGGCATTTAAGGACCAGCCCACTGAGATGGAGGCTCTGTGGGACAGCTGCTCGTGTCTCCTCTACTCCctggaagacagacagaaacaactGGGGCTGGGCGACAAG GGAATTACCACCTACTTCTCAGGGAACTGCTGCCTAGAGGATGCTGAGCTGGCTCAGAAGTTTCTTGATTCTAAA AAACTGTCGGCCTACAACACCCGTCTGTTTAAGAGGGACAACGGAGGTAAAGCCTGCTATGAGGTGCGCCTGGCCTCAGCTGTGCAGAAAG ACTGCGCAGTGGAGGGGGAAAGCGAGTCATGCTGTGGCAGCTTCAACTTTGAAGACAAAGAGTTCACTGTGAAGAGGGGAGACTATGCTCCTCTCATGGAGAAAGTCTCTTACTACCTCCAAAAAGCACAG GCCTATGTCGCCAATGAGAACCAGAGAAAGATGCTGAAGGAATACACTCGCAGCTTCACCCTTGGCTCAGTCGAAGCCCATAAAGAGGGCTCGCGCTACTGGATCAAAGACAAGGGACCAATTGTTGAGAG ttATATAGGTTTCATTGAGAGCTACAGAGACCCATTTGGCTCCAGAGGAGAGTTTGAAG GTTTCATTGCGGTTGTGAACAAGGCGATGAGTGAGCGTTTTACCAAACTGGTAGACTCGGCAGAAGTCTTACTCCCTGAGCTGCCTTGGCCGAAGGAGTTTGAGAAGGACACTTTCCTCAAACCCGACTTCACTTCTCTGGATGTTCTCACCTTCGCTGGGAGCGGAATACCAGCTGGCATCAACATCCCCAACT ATTATGACATCAGACAGACCGAGGGCTTTAAAAACGTGTCACTGGGCAACGTGCTGTCTGTAGCCTATgctacagaaaaagaaaaactcaccttcctggaggaggaggacaag GATTTGTTCATCAAGTGGAAGGGCCCATCATTCGAGGTGCAGGTTGGACTTCATGAGCTGTTGGGCCATGGAAGTGGCAAGCTGTTAGTCCAG GATGACAAAGGCAAATTCAACTTTGACAAGACTAAGGTGATAAACCCAGAGACTGGAGAACCG GTGTCCAGTTGGTATCGGGGGAACGAGACGTGGGACAGTAAATTCTCCACGATTGCTTCCTCTTACGAAGAATGCCGCGCTGAGTGTGTCGGACTCTATCTGTGTCTCAACAAGCAAGTGCTCAg TATTTTTGGCCATGAGGGCCAGGATGCAGAGGATGTGGTGTATGTCAACTGGCTGAGCATGGTCAGAGCTGGACTGTTAGGCCTGGAGTTCTACACAACTGAGAGCAAGAGCTGGAGACAG GCTCACATGCAGGCTCGTTTCGTGATCCTGCGTGTCCTGCTGGAGGCCGGGGAGGGCCTGGTGGGCCTGGAGGAGGTGGCGGGACAGGACGGCAAGACAGACGCTCGGATCACACTGGACAGAAGCAAGATCCACACAGTGGGCAAGGACGCCATCCACAGGTTCCTCCGTAAACTGCAG ATCTTAAAAGCAACAGCAGATGTGGAAGGAGGCAGGGCTCTCTATGACTGCTACTCCACTGTCAGCGACAGCGGTGCTCACAACTTCTTGCGTCTCCGGGAGACGGTACTGCTGAGGAAGGAAGCTCGTAAGATGTTTGTCCAGGCCAACACCAGAGTCAATG GGGACAGCGTAGAGCTGGTGGAATACGAAGGCAGCGCGGCAGGTTTGATTCGCTCCTTCACTGAGCGCTTCCAAGACGACTCAGAGCAGCTAGAGGCCGACCTTTTGGACCTGTGCAAAAGAGACGCCCCCTGCTGGTGTTGA
- the LOC115019141 gene encoding ras and Rab interactor 2-like isoform X1, giving the protein MLTCRLHAMAQEEPLYDFPEPAQPSERKFSGHQRGGGSLRSVSVLDRLLLTVPVWLQLSINAATALHILQREPPGTFLVRKSRTSQRNVLCIRLKDDSVPSFVQQFGIRHENASNTLSLETSAISFPDLPRLISFYCVSRDVLRSPLELPEAIAKATSHKELESISHMGIEFWNSHLNVRGPREADKPQEGEKPDTVNSVPPAAASQTTSAAQPDSAAQPDSDNQLKTAPKSDAGRKQSGSNPTLFHEFCPITTRSPVELDCGSGQGALCFVNPLFLQSQTALARQRMFKRSLKVRISTESSTMLSPPLAPPPPPPLMPKTKRKCKGTAHPSKGLLQGENPSQDAPSEAHFQPVMHKQGQTQMDSGQSEAGVRGEEATAQLPPEMENLLEDSDYMQPSPMINFSHCPSFSPYLSPSVSATAPPLFPKVSSSLSLLDSPGDSPSLSPYQSPSLSPKAPFSLSPYDSPIASPSLSPYQSPSHSPKGPFSRTSFPQLAEQAYHTPATPTRLDQQRSEREAEEEEGAGADENMDDDETYEEPHKKRNEGKGLVLQMNAASLNDTDFSSSSSREGAAETPAHSLHKQDNGTSL; this is encoded by the exons ATGTTAACATGTAGGCTGCATGCG atgGCACAAGAAGAACCGCTGTATGATTTCCCGGAGCCCGCCCAGCCGTCAGAGCGCAAGTTTTCGGGCCATCAAAGAGGAGGGGGCTCTCTGAGAAGCGTCAGTGTTCTGGACCGACTCCTGCTCACAGTTCCTGTCTGGCTTCAGCTGTCCATCAACGCTGCCACCGCACTGCACATACTGCAGAGAGAGCCTCCTGGG acCTTCCTGGTGCGCAAGTCTCGCACGTCCCAGAGAAACGTGCTGTGCATCCGCTTGAAGGATGACAGCGTGCCATCCTTCGTTCAGCAGTTTGGCATCAGGCATGAAAACGCCAGTAACA CTTTGTCTCTGGAGACTTCAGCCATCAGCTTTCCAGATCTTCCAAGACTGATTTCCTTCTACTGTGTCAGCCG AGATGTATTACGTTCTCCTCTGGAGCTTCCTGAAGCCATTGCAAAGGCAACATCCCACAAAGAGCTGGAGTCCATCTCACATATGGGAATAG aATTCTGGAATTCCCACCTAAACGTCCGCGGGCCACGAGAGGCCGATAAGCCTCAGGAGGGGGAGAAGCCGGATACTGTAAACTCAGTCCCGCCTGCTGCTGCCTCACAGACAACCTCTGCAGCTCAGCCTGATTCAGCTGCCCAGCCCGACTCAGACAACCAGCTCAAGACAGCCCCTAAATCAGACGCCGGCAGAAAACAATCAGGTTCTAATCCCACCCTGTTCCATGAGTTTTGTCCAATCACGACACGCAGCCCCGTAGAGCTGGACTGCGGCTCCGGCCAGGGCGCTCTCTGTTTCGTCAACCCCCTTTTCCTGCAGTCCCAGACTGCTTTGGCCAGACAGCGCATGTTCAAACGCAGCCTCAAGGTTCGGATTTCCACAGAGTCGTCGACCATGCTGTCGCCCCCGCtcgctcctccacctccaccacctttAATgcccaaaaccaaaagaaaatgtaaaggaACGGCCCATCCCAGTAAAGGTCTTTTACAAGGTGAGAACCCAAGTCAGGACGCCCCCAGTGAGGCCCACTTCCAGCCTGTTATGCATAAGCAGGGCCAAACCCAGATGGACTCAGGACAAAGTGAAGCTGGAGTCAGGGGAGAGGAGGCTACAGCTCAGCTACCACCAGAGATGGAGAATCTTCTAGAAGATTCGGACTACATGCAGCCGTCTCCAATGATCAATTTTTCCCATTGTCCCTCATTCTCTCCTTACCTCTCCCCATCTGTTAGTGCCACGGCGCCTCCTCTTTTCCCCAAAGTATCTTcgtccctctctcttcttgaCTCTCCCGGTGACTCTCCCTCCTTGTCGCCTTATCAATCCCCATCTCTTTCTCCTAAggctcccttttctctctctccctatgaCTCACCCATCGCTTCACCCTCTCTTTCACCTTACCAGTCCCCGTCTCATTCTCCTAAAGGCCCCTTCTCACGCACCTCCTTCCCTCAGCTGGCGGAGCAGGCCTATCACACACCTGCTACTCCTACAAGACTAGATCAGcaaagatcagagagagaggctgaggaggaggagggagcaggTGCGGATGAAAATATGGATGACGATGAGACGTATGAGGAACCGCACAAAAAGAGGAATGAGGGAAAGGGTCTGGTTTTACAGATGAATGCTGCTTCTCTAAATGACACAGACTTCAGTTCCTCCAGCAGTCGTGAGGGGGCAGCAGAGACTCCAGCTCACTCACTCCACAAACAGGACAATGGTACAAGCCTCtag
- the LOC115019141 gene encoding ras and Rab interactor 2-like isoform X2, with product MAQEEPLYDFPEPAQPSERKFSGHQRGGGSLRSVSVLDRLLLTVPVWLQLSINAATALHILQREPPGTFLVRKSRTSQRNVLCIRLKDDSVPSFVQQFGIRHENASNTLSLETSAISFPDLPRLISFYCVSRDVLRSPLELPEAIAKATSHKELESISHMGIEFWNSHLNVRGPREADKPQEGEKPDTVNSVPPAAASQTTSAAQPDSAAQPDSDNQLKTAPKSDAGRKQSGSNPTLFHEFCPITTRSPVELDCGSGQGALCFVNPLFLQSQTALARQRMFKRSLKVRISTESSTMLSPPLAPPPPPPLMPKTKRKCKGTAHPSKGLLQGENPSQDAPSEAHFQPVMHKQGQTQMDSGQSEAGVRGEEATAQLPPEMENLLEDSDYMQPSPMINFSHCPSFSPYLSPSVSATAPPLFPKVSSSLSLLDSPGDSPSLSPYQSPSLSPKAPFSLSPYDSPIASPSLSPYQSPSHSPKGPFSRTSFPQLAEQAYHTPATPTRLDQQRSEREAEEEEGAGADENMDDDETYEEPHKKRNEGKGLVLQMNAASLNDTDFSSSSSREGAAETPAHSLHKQDNGTSL from the exons atgGCACAAGAAGAACCGCTGTATGATTTCCCGGAGCCCGCCCAGCCGTCAGAGCGCAAGTTTTCGGGCCATCAAAGAGGAGGGGGCTCTCTGAGAAGCGTCAGTGTTCTGGACCGACTCCTGCTCACAGTTCCTGTCTGGCTTCAGCTGTCCATCAACGCTGCCACCGCACTGCACATACTGCAGAGAGAGCCTCCTGGG acCTTCCTGGTGCGCAAGTCTCGCACGTCCCAGAGAAACGTGCTGTGCATCCGCTTGAAGGATGACAGCGTGCCATCCTTCGTTCAGCAGTTTGGCATCAGGCATGAAAACGCCAGTAACA CTTTGTCTCTGGAGACTTCAGCCATCAGCTTTCCAGATCTTCCAAGACTGATTTCCTTCTACTGTGTCAGCCG AGATGTATTACGTTCTCCTCTGGAGCTTCCTGAAGCCATTGCAAAGGCAACATCCCACAAAGAGCTGGAGTCCATCTCACATATGGGAATAG aATTCTGGAATTCCCACCTAAACGTCCGCGGGCCACGAGAGGCCGATAAGCCTCAGGAGGGGGAGAAGCCGGATACTGTAAACTCAGTCCCGCCTGCTGCTGCCTCACAGACAACCTCTGCAGCTCAGCCTGATTCAGCTGCCCAGCCCGACTCAGACAACCAGCTCAAGACAGCCCCTAAATCAGACGCCGGCAGAAAACAATCAGGTTCTAATCCCACCCTGTTCCATGAGTTTTGTCCAATCACGACACGCAGCCCCGTAGAGCTGGACTGCGGCTCCGGCCAGGGCGCTCTCTGTTTCGTCAACCCCCTTTTCCTGCAGTCCCAGACTGCTTTGGCCAGACAGCGCATGTTCAAACGCAGCCTCAAGGTTCGGATTTCCACAGAGTCGTCGACCATGCTGTCGCCCCCGCtcgctcctccacctccaccacctttAATgcccaaaaccaaaagaaaatgtaaaggaACGGCCCATCCCAGTAAAGGTCTTTTACAAGGTGAGAACCCAAGTCAGGACGCCCCCAGTGAGGCCCACTTCCAGCCTGTTATGCATAAGCAGGGCCAAACCCAGATGGACTCAGGACAAAGTGAAGCTGGAGTCAGGGGAGAGGAGGCTACAGCTCAGCTACCACCAGAGATGGAGAATCTTCTAGAAGATTCGGACTACATGCAGCCGTCTCCAATGATCAATTTTTCCCATTGTCCCTCATTCTCTCCTTACCTCTCCCCATCTGTTAGTGCCACGGCGCCTCCTCTTTTCCCCAAAGTATCTTcgtccctctctcttcttgaCTCTCCCGGTGACTCTCCCTCCTTGTCGCCTTATCAATCCCCATCTCTTTCTCCTAAggctcccttttctctctctccctatgaCTCACCCATCGCTTCACCCTCTCTTTCACCTTACCAGTCCCCGTCTCATTCTCCTAAAGGCCCCTTCTCACGCACCTCCTTCCCTCAGCTGGCGGAGCAGGCCTATCACACACCTGCTACTCCTACAAGACTAGATCAGcaaagatcagagagagaggctgaggaggaggagggagcaggTGCGGATGAAAATATGGATGACGATGAGACGTATGAGGAACCGCACAAAAAGAGGAATGAGGGAAAGGGTCTGGTTTTACAGATGAATGCTGCTTCTCTAAATGACACAGACTTCAGTTCCTCCAGCAGTCGTGAGGGGGCAGCAGAGACTCCAGCTCACTCACTCCACAAACAGGACAATGGTACAAGCCTCtag
- the LOC115019146 gene encoding RNA-binding protein 4-like has translation MSGENVKLFVGNLPLDATHDELTKLFSPYGEINTCSLLRQYAFVTLKGEGAADRAIRHLDGKEYRGRPLVVEESRARPPNSTKVFVGNLAATCSADDLHGLFSTFGRVLDCDKVKARLCSNVGYAFVHMERKEEALVAIDGLNGTMYKGRQLAVELSKAQPLINQLAMAGNNHGGVSGGREGLLPRPPPSLEHHQSQAAVLAAAAAAAAGLPIQVQQSVHNSFYNTTSFDPTYAALKGITSAKGADGVIYGALASQVYGSVADQVYQDMANHNSSAVTTVEVESQSGPDPTTLFEAARAKFFQEGQKVLAEQQSGRKAVTADSERDRSPIRGNRAPLLPDPVPGSFGQIRPKRRALLPTPPGGPEESPAATNTPEGSDPVARSYTEYYQQMHQYQQYQQYQQQYQYLQYAYTNPPPPPPPPPANTQASTTATAPPGTYTAPPTYAAPGAYAPPGTYDTSGSYNASSGNYDVPSGSYDAAGGYGAPGAYDSSGAYAAAGNYSTSTPYEQTPAHGQPMPQRHDYPYHTPEPPYR, from the exons ATGAGCGGTGAGAACGTGAAGTTGTTTGTGGGGAATCTTCCTTTAGATGCAACTCACGACGAGCTAACGAAGCTCTTTTCTCCGTATGGAGAGATCAACACCTGCTCTTTGCTCAGACAGTATGCCTTCGTTACACTGAAGGGAGAGGGCGCAGCAGACAG GGCCATACGGCATCTTGATGGCAAAGAGTACAGAGGGAGGCCCCTGGTGGTCGAGGAGTCGCGTGCAAGACCACCCAACTCCACTAAAGTGTTTGTGGGGAACCTCGCCGCAACATGTTCAGCAGACGACCTGCACGGGCTGTTCTCAACCTTCGGAAGAGTTTTAGACTGTGATAAAGTCAAAG CCAGATTATGTTCAAATGTAGGCTATGCATTTGTGCAcatggagaggaaggaggaggccCTGGTAGCTATTGACGGACTCAACGGGACCATGTACAAGGGCCGTCAGTTGGCTGTAGAGCTGTCCAAAGCCCAACCTTTGATCAACCAACTTGCAATGGCTGGAAACAACCACGGCGGTGTATCAGGAG GCAGGGAGGGTCTTCTTCCACGACCACCTCCATCACTAGAGCATCACCAGAGTCAAGCAGCCGTGCTAGCGGCAGCTGCGGCAGCTGCGGCTGGACTCCCCATACAA GTTCAACAAAGTGTTCATAACTCATTCTACAACACCACATCCTTTGACCCCACCTACGCTGCTTTGAAGGGTATTACAAGCGCTAAAGGTGCAGATGGGGTGATATATGGTGCTCTTGCCAGCCAGGTATATGGATCTGTTGCTGACCAGGTGTACCAAGATATGGCCAATCACAATTCCTCGGCTGTCACCACTGTTGAAGTAGAATCCCAGTCTGGGCCAGATCCAACAACGCTTTTCGAGGCAGCAAGAGCCAAGTTCTTCCAAGAGGGACAGAAg GTTCTGGCAGAGCAGCAGTCGGGGAGAAAGGCAGTAACTGCAGACAGTGAGCGGGACCGCAGCCCAATCAGAGGAAATCGAGCCCCCCTCCTCCCAGACCCCGTTCCAGGTTCCTTCGGTCAGATACGACCTAAGCGCCGGGCCCTGCTGCCAACACCACCTGGCGGACCTGAAGAGTCCCCAGCTGCTACCAACACGCCTGAAGGGTCAGATCCTGTTGCTAG GTCTTACACAGAGTACTACCAGCAAATGCATCAATACCAACAGTATCAACAGTACCAGCAACAGTACCAGTACCTCCAGTATGCCTACACCaatcctcctccccctcctccacctccaccggCCAACACACAGGCCTCCACCACAGCCACTGCACCCCCAGGGACGTACACGGCGCCCCCAACGTATGCGGCACCGGGAGCCTACGCACCCCCAGGAACATATGACACTTCGGGAAGTTACAACGCTTCATCTGGGAACTACGATGTCCCTTCAGGAAGCTATGACGCAGCTGGAGGCTACGGGGCACCGGGAGCATATGATTCATCAGGAGCTTACGCAGCAGCGGGAAACTACTCCACATCCACACCGTATGAGCAGACACCCGCACACGGGCAACCCATGCCCCAGCGCCATGATTACCCTTACCACACGCCAGAACCCCCTTATCGATAG